The Vibrio pomeroyi genome window below encodes:
- a CDS encoding glycosyltransferase family 2 protein, with protein MSELHISRPKISTSQINPAVSLSIIVPFYDEQEVLEEFHYRLTKVLDSLPITSEIVYVDDGSKDNSLDLVSSFTSINSSISVIGLSRNFGKESAMSAGLEHCRGQAVILLDADLQDPPELIPQMVAKWREGYDVVNMQRSQRDGETWFKKFSAASFYKVMSVAAKIDVPENVGDFRLLSREVVDHINQLPERNRYMKGIFSWPGFRQATIQFKRDARFCGETKWNYLKLIGLAMDGITSFSIRPLRIATAVGGLVALTAFVYGMVIVFKTLMFGEPITGYPSMMVVQLALGGIQLLSIGLMGEYIGRIFIETKNRPLYLIQSVVDTPALKTHFKLEESA; from the coding sequence ATGTCTGAACTTCATATTAGCCGCCCTAAGATATCCACATCGCAGATCAACCCTGCGGTTTCTTTGTCTATCATTGTGCCTTTTTACGATGAACAAGAGGTGTTGGAAGAGTTCCATTATCGCCTCACTAAGGTTCTCGATAGCTTACCGATCACGAGCGAGATTGTTTATGTCGACGATGGCAGCAAAGACAACAGCTTGGACTTGGTGAGTTCATTCACTTCAATCAATAGCTCGATCTCGGTGATTGGTTTAAGCCGCAACTTTGGTAAAGAGTCAGCCATGAGCGCTGGCCTTGAACATTGTCGCGGGCAAGCCGTGATTCTGTTAGATGCAGACCTGCAAGATCCGCCTGAGCTTATCCCGCAAATGGTTGCCAAGTGGCGCGAAGGTTATGACGTCGTCAACATGCAGCGCAGCCAGCGTGACGGTGAAACTTGGTTTAAGAAGTTTTCAGCGGCGAGCTTTTACAAAGTTATGAGCGTGGCTGCGAAGATCGATGTTCCTGAGAATGTCGGTGATTTCAGACTGTTGAGCCGTGAAGTCGTCGACCATATCAATCAACTTCCTGAACGTAATCGCTACATGAAAGGCATTTTCTCATGGCCGGGGTTCAGACAAGCGACGATCCAATTTAAGCGCGACGCTCGCTTTTGTGGTGAGACCAAGTGGAACTACTTGAAGCTGATTGGCTTGGCGATGGATGGCATTACCTCGTTTTCTATCCGACCACTGCGTATTGCAACGGCAGTCGGTGGCCTTGTTGCCCTAACGGCTTTTGTGTATGGGATGGTCATCGTGTTCAAAACCCTGATGTTTGGTGAGCCTATCACGGGTTATCCATCAATGATGGTCGTTCAACTTGCCCTTGGAGGCATTCAACTTCTGAGTATTGGTTTGATGGGGGAATACATAGGTCGTATTTTCATCGAAACCAAGAATCGCCCTTTGTATCTGATCCAATCCGTGGTCGATACACCTGCATTAAAAACACATTTTAAATTAGAGGAGTCAGCATGA
- a CDS encoding response regulator transcription factor gives MKRVLLVEDNREIAGVLFDYFECIGMELDYADNGELGLQLALDNSFDIIILDLMLPRMDGLTVCNKLRDQGNATPILMLTALDSREDMLKGFEHGADDYLTKPFDLDILEARMNALVRRYRGKVASSKLQFDELTIDQKTRKAYRQDKLLALNPTTYTILEMLCQNAPEVVTREDISYKLWEEDEPNNDVLRSHIYQLRNQLDKPFNTQMLITVPKVGFRLESSN, from the coding sequence ATGAAACGAGTTCTATTAGTCGAAGATAACCGTGAAATTGCAGGTGTCTTGTTTGATTATTTTGAGTGTATTGGCATGGAACTCGATTACGCGGACAACGGCGAGCTTGGCCTGCAACTCGCGTTAGATAATTCATTTGATATCATCATCTTAGATTTGATGTTGCCGCGAATGGACGGTCTAACGGTTTGTAATAAACTGCGTGATCAAGGCAACGCGACACCCATTTTGATGCTAACTGCACTGGATAGCCGTGAAGACATGTTGAAAGGCTTTGAACATGGTGCCGATGATTACCTCACCAAGCCTTTTGATTTGGATATTCTAGAAGCAAGAATGAACGCGTTAGTTCGTCGTTACCGCGGAAAAGTCGCCTCTTCGAAACTCCAGTTCGACGAGCTCACTATCGACCAAAAGACACGTAAAGCTTACCGCCAAGATAAGCTACTTGCGCTGAACCCAACCACTTACACCATACTTGAGATGCTTTGCCAAAACGCACCTGAAGTGGTCACTCGCGAAGATATCTCATACAAGCTGTGGGAAGAAGACGAACCCAACAACGATGTGTTACGCAGTCACATCTATCAGCTGCGTAACCAACTCGACAAGCCTTTCAACACGCAAATGTTGATTACCGTACCTAAAGTTGGATTCCGTTTGGAGTCGTCGAATTGA
- a CDS encoding HAMP domain-containing histidine kinase — translation MILNVLTSTKTLTGRLALFFGLMAVIVSAFVYVVFIAALYLSEDRVGERRILIDRNYAVGLFQAGESGELRIDDLTIAYNDPSFIPPEYKKYIEGKESFVGEVGEEPDSRMVYVGEYTDEGETHPIILLSEIDRVEFDIYELVYATTFVLTLLSVLIFSFGALLYRLSKRLIEPFNSLSEQLESNKLNLNEEFGVSDDAAVEFRQLTDQLNQYRREINSLVKREQAFARYSSHELRTPLTVARGANKLLLRSETTEFQSRQVERIDEAIVQMSEMVDALLGLVRYERNSDDAPLRLFSQQELETIVSKNSLQANEKEVQITLQVQSEPTIQATSAIMNMLVGNLLRNAIAATNSGTVTVTLSQGSLVIEDQGEGLQEQYNPNGHGLGLLIVDDLCQRFDWDFELFNRNCGGCTAKITFQADSPASISNENLI, via the coding sequence TTGATCTTAAATGTCCTCACAAGCACCAAAACCTTAACCGGCCGCCTAGCGCTTTTCTTTGGGTTAATGGCCGTGATTGTGTCGGCATTCGTCTATGTGGTTTTTATCGCCGCACTGTACTTATCAGAAGACCGAGTCGGTGAAAGACGTATCCTAATTGACCGTAACTACGCCGTAGGTTTATTCCAAGCCGGTGAGAGTGGCGAGTTAAGAATTGATGACCTAACCATCGCCTACAACGACCCATCGTTCATACCTCCAGAATACAAAAAGTACATTGAAGGCAAAGAGAGCTTTGTTGGCGAGGTTGGTGAAGAACCCGACTCACGCATGGTGTATGTCGGTGAGTATACTGATGAAGGTGAAACCCACCCGATCATCCTGCTTTCTGAAATAGACCGTGTTGAATTTGATATTTACGAATTGGTGTACGCGACCACCTTTGTACTGACCCTACTATCTGTTCTGATTTTTAGCTTTGGGGCGCTGCTCTATCGATTATCTAAGCGTCTAATTGAGCCTTTCAACTCTCTGTCTGAACAACTCGAATCTAATAAGCTCAATCTCAACGAAGAGTTTGGTGTGAGTGATGATGCGGCGGTTGAATTTCGTCAATTGACCGATCAACTCAATCAATATCGTCGAGAAATCAATTCGTTAGTCAAACGTGAACAAGCCTTTGCTCGCTACTCAAGTCATGAACTAAGAACACCGCTGACTGTTGCTCGCGGGGCGAATAAGCTGCTCCTTCGCAGCGAAACAACCGAGTTTCAATCTCGTCAGGTTGAACGCATTGATGAAGCCATTGTTCAAATGTCTGAAATGGTCGATGCTCTGCTTGGTCTGGTTCGCTATGAAAGAAACAGTGACGATGCACCGCTGCGTTTATTCAGCCAGCAAGAGCTAGAGACGATCGTTTCTAAAAATTCATTGCAGGCAAACGAGAAAGAAGTCCAGATAACCTTGCAAGTTCAATCCGAACCAACCATTCAAGCCACCAGCGCGATCATGAATATGTTGGTCGGAAACTTGTTGAGAAACGCGATTGCAGCCACTAATAGCGGTACAGTAACAGTCACCCTCTCCCAAGGCAGTCTTGTTATTGAAGACCAAGGTGAAGGCCTGCAGGAACAATACAACCCGAATGGTCACGGGCTAGGATTATTGATTGTCGATGACTTGTGTCAGCGTTTTGATTGGGACTTTGAATTGTTCAATCGCAACTGTGGTGGATGCACAGCCAAGATCACCTTTCAAGCCGATTCACCCGCGTCAATATCGAACGAAAACTTGATTTAG
- a CDS encoding 1-aminocyclopropane-1-carboxylate deaminase/D-cysteine desulfhydrase has product MKLNNSPVTQHQFNGHTFFLKRDDQLHSHFCGNKARKFMKLLEDEHPEATTLISYGSAQANSLFSLAALAKIKSWTLEFYVDHLPEWLLERPIGNYRGAIDLGAKVISVKETGSELHPQAYIEQVRQPDSHCIVLPEGGRSQLAEYGVKQLAMEVLSWTRFENQHDFVVALPAGTGSTALYLHKHLKMHNIPVLTCACVGGSDYLTQQFNELGETDHPQILSLETKHHFGKLYQQDYQTWLDLQEQTDIEFDLLYDPLMWQCLEQWQEDNPTKTIIYIHQGGILGNESMLPRYQRKYPDMCRSTTNASW; this is encoded by the coding sequence ATGAAACTAAATAATAGCCCTGTAACTCAGCATCAATTTAACGGCCACACTTTTTTCTTAAAGCGTGACGATCAGCTTCACTCCCATTTTTGCGGCAACAAAGCCCGCAAGTTCATGAAGCTGCTGGAAGACGAGCACCCAGAAGCCACAACCTTGATCAGCTACGGTTCTGCGCAGGCTAACTCTCTGTTCTCACTCGCGGCACTGGCAAAGATCAAAAGTTGGACGCTTGAGTTCTACGTCGATCATCTTCCCGAGTGGTTACTAGAACGCCCAATAGGTAATTACCGTGGCGCTATTGATCTTGGCGCGAAGGTGATTTCAGTCAAAGAGACAGGCTCTGAACTTCATCCACAAGCGTATATTGAGCAAGTCAGACAACCTGACTCCCATTGCATTGTATTACCAGAAGGTGGACGCTCTCAGCTTGCTGAGTATGGTGTTAAACAACTGGCGATGGAAGTACTGAGCTGGACTCGCTTCGAAAACCAACACGATTTTGTGGTCGCACTGCCCGCAGGGACAGGTAGCACAGCGCTCTATCTTCATAAGCATTTAAAAATGCACAACATCCCAGTGTTAACCTGTGCTTGTGTTGGTGGTAGCGACTATTTAACGCAGCAATTTAATGAGCTAGGTGAAACCGATCATCCACAGATCTTATCACTCGAAACCAAACACCACTTTGGAAAATTGTATCAACAGGATTATCAAACTTGGTTGGATCTACAAGAGCAAACCGACATCGAGTTTGACCTGCTTTACGATCCATTGATGTGGCAATGCTTAGAACAGTGGCAAGAAGATAACCCAACAAAAACCATCATATACATTCACCAAGGTGGCATCTTAGGTAACGAATCGATGTTGCCACGCTACCAGCGAAAATATCCAGATATGTGCCGCAGCACGACCAACGCTTCTTGGTAA
- a CDS encoding dienelactone hydrolase family protein, translating into MRKLTTLGLFSVLLPFSAISGENVTYQVDGMDYEGYWSEASDQAPLVLLIHDWDGLTDYEKKRSEMLNELGYNVFAIDLFGKGIRPTEVKDKKQHTGELYKDREKMRALLNAGAMEAKRLGGNLDNNVIMGYCFGGAAVLEAARAGIPSKAYVTFHGGLSTPKGQDYSQTKAPVVVFHGTADAMISMQDFGNLAAELETTKVPHEMITYSGAPHAFTVFSSNNYQNEADQKSWERFTHVLETTTR; encoded by the coding sequence ATGCGAAAACTCACTACACTCGGCCTGTTTTCAGTTTTACTACCCTTTTCAGCAATTTCTGGAGAAAACGTCACTTACCAAGTCGACGGTATGGACTACGAAGGTTATTGGAGTGAAGCCAGCGACCAAGCGCCTTTGGTGCTACTCATACACGACTGGGATGGCTTAACCGATTACGAAAAGAAACGTTCTGAGATGCTCAATGAACTCGGTTACAACGTGTTCGCCATCGACCTATTTGGTAAAGGCATCCGCCCAACCGAAGTGAAAGACAAAAAACAACACACGGGTGAACTGTATAAAGACAGAGAGAAAATGCGTGCGCTACTCAACGCTGGAGCTATGGAAGCGAAAAGACTTGGCGGCAACTTAGATAACAACGTAATAATGGGATACTGTTTCGGCGGAGCCGCTGTATTGGAAGCCGCTCGTGCGGGCATTCCTTCGAAGGCTTACGTCACCTTCCATGGCGGTTTATCAACACCAAAAGGCCAAGACTATTCGCAAACTAAAGCTCCGGTTGTCGTATTCCACGGTACGGCTGATGCCATGATTTCAATGCAAGATTTTGGCAACCTTGCCGCTGAACTTGAAACAACCAAAGTTCCGCATGAAATGATCACCTACAGTGGCGCTCCACATGCATTTACCGTATTCAGTTCCAACAATTACCAAAATGAAGCTGACCAAAAATCGTGGGAACGATTCACGCATGTGTTAGAAACCACTACCCGATAA
- a CDS encoding D-amino acid dehydrogenase — MEVIVIGSGVIGLTSAWYLAKEGHSVTVIDRQDSSGKETSFANAGQISYGYSSPWAAPGIPLKAMKWLTQEHAPLKVKPSLSPELVSWATKMLANCNEAKYAVNKSRMLRVANYSRDCLTHLRTTEDLAYEGRQKGTLQVFRSEKQLDAIQQDMKLLTESGIEHSLFDVEQCLSVEPGLVDVKDKLVGGLYLPHDETGDCHQFCLALTEKAKALGVQFVFDTEVVSLNHQNQTIKSITTTQGQFKADAYVVASGSYSRELLKQVDLAIPVYPVKGYSLTLPIVSADKSPTSTVMDETYKVAMTRFDDRIRIAGTAELAGFNYLIPEKRKATIDMVIKDLFPQAGDFSKAEYWTGLRPMTPDGTPIIGKTPIKNLFTNTGHGTLGWTMACGSGKLLASVVSGSDCDIKADDLSIHRYI, encoded by the coding sequence ATGGAAGTAATTGTAATTGGCAGCGGTGTGATTGGGTTAACCAGTGCTTGGTATTTGGCGAAAGAGGGTCATTCGGTGACGGTTATCGACCGCCAGGATAGCAGTGGTAAAGAAACCAGTTTTGCGAATGCTGGGCAAATTTCTTACGGTTATTCATCACCATGGGCGGCGCCAGGCATTCCGTTGAAGGCGATGAAGTGGCTCACCCAAGAGCATGCGCCACTAAAAGTGAAACCGTCACTTTCTCCCGAATTAGTTTCTTGGGCGACTAAGATGCTCGCCAATTGTAATGAAGCTAAATACGCCGTGAATAAGTCACGCATGTTAAGAGTGGCAAACTACAGCCGAGACTGTCTCACTCACCTAAGAACCACTGAAGATTTGGCTTATGAAGGTAGGCAGAAAGGGACGCTGCAAGTATTCAGAAGCGAGAAGCAACTGGACGCGATTCAGCAGGATATGAAGCTACTAACAGAAAGTGGAATCGAGCACTCGCTGTTTGATGTTGAACAGTGCCTGTCGGTGGAACCGGGATTAGTTGACGTGAAAGACAAGCTTGTGGGCGGCTTATACTTACCTCATGATGAAACGGGTGATTGCCACCAGTTCTGTTTAGCCTTAACTGAGAAAGCAAAGGCGCTTGGCGTTCAGTTCGTGTTTGATACTGAAGTGGTGAGTTTGAATCATCAGAACCAAACCATAAAGAGCATTACGACAACTCAAGGTCAATTCAAAGCGGACGCTTATGTGGTGGCTTCGGGAAGCTATTCTCGTGAACTGCTCAAGCAAGTGGATTTAGCGATTCCTGTATATCCCGTGAAGGGCTACTCCCTGACATTGCCGATCGTGAGTGCAGATAAATCACCGACTTCAACGGTTATGGATGAGACCTACAAGGTAGCGATGACTCGTTTCGATGACCGAATTCGTATTGCTGGGACGGCAGAGCTTGCTGGTTTCAATTACCTGATCCCAGAAAAACGCAAAGCAACGATTGATATGGTGATTAAAGATCTTTTCCCACAGGCGGGTGATTTCTCTAAAGCAGAATACTGGACAGGTTTAAGGCCGATGACGCCAGATGGCACGCCTATCATCGGAAAGACGCCAATTAAGAATCTGTTTACCAATACTGGTCACGGGACGTTGGGCTGGACGATGGCATGTGGTTCAGGAAAGTTGTTAGCGAGTGTGGTCAGTGGCTCTGATTGCGATATAAAAGCAGACGACTTGAGTATCCATCGTTATATATAG
- a CDS encoding LysR family transcriptional regulator — MHHFNLRALEYLNALSKYGSLRKASKMMNVDPAAMSRMLTQLEAQAEMKVWERNNRLSLLTEAGNELLNYYRSIVRSETAVLARLTKLKNLKGGNVSIAIGEGFITNLVSKPMQTFMARYPDINLSIEIAGALDAVKMLEDQQIDFAITYASAPHPKLHSHVERSHPLELIAPKGHVLTMQEPPVTLRDIKDASLALIDNSTGMGRLVKQAEQNSHLTLQPKLQTNSVTALTNFVSAGLGVTFMPKLTVLDEIKSGQIEVVATELDIFSKATVKVQSLKGRALTLQAETFLDFLLENATFLSHDAHNI, encoded by the coding sequence ATGCACCATTTTAATCTCCGTGCGCTTGAGTATCTGAATGCGTTATCAAAATATGGGTCATTGCGTAAGGCATCTAAAATGATGAATGTTGACCCTGCGGCAATGAGCCGAATGCTGACACAGCTCGAAGCACAAGCGGAAATGAAAGTGTGGGAACGCAACAATCGTCTATCACTGCTGACTGAGGCGGGTAATGAATTGTTGAACTACTACCGTTCTATTGTTCGCAGTGAAACGGCGGTACTGGCTCGCCTTACCAAGTTGAAAAACCTCAAGGGCGGTAATGTTAGCATCGCGATTGGGGAAGGATTTATTACTAACTTGGTCTCTAAACCCATGCAAACCTTCATGGCTCGATACCCTGATATCAATTTATCGATTGAAATTGCGGGTGCATTGGATGCCGTAAAAATGTTGGAAGACCAACAGATTGATTTCGCGATCACTTATGCGTCTGCACCGCACCCTAAATTACATTCACACGTCGAGCGTAGCCATCCTCTCGAGCTTATCGCGCCAAAAGGGCATGTATTGACGATGCAAGAGCCACCAGTGACTTTGCGAGATATTAAAGATGCTTCTCTTGCTTTGATCGACAATTCGACAGGTATGGGAAGGCTAGTAAAGCAGGCAGAACAAAACTCCCATCTTACCTTGCAGCCAAAACTTCAAACCAACTCGGTAACCGCGCTCACAAACTTTGTTTCGGCAGGGCTAGGCGTGACCTTTATGCCCAAACTTACGGTGCTCGATGAGATTAAGTCAGGGCAAATAGAAGTGGTTGCGACTGAGCTAGACATATTCTCGAAAGCAACTGTGAAAGTTCAATCTCTCAAAGGCCGAGCTCTTACCCTACAAGCTGAAACCTTTTTAGATTTCCTGCTCGAAAACGCCACTTTCTTAAGCCACGACGCCCACAATATTTAG
- a CDS encoding HAD-IIB family hydrolase: MNSVSNELNQNWKKIDWVLTDVDDTLTWQGQLPPETLIALSKLRDSGKKVVAVTGACAGWCDHIAQLWPVDAVLGENGAFIMEKKNGYLTLRSDIPLPEVSANQSKLKEQVLAILSDYPELSLTLDQSYRLCEVAIDIGQNRPKVDDAIIEEVVSKIHALGAHATASSIHINAWYGEHSKKATSTAFLKEKGLSDQEIVERSCYVGDSMNDQYMFEILPNSVGVANIQHYWERLEHHPSVVMSKPGGYGFSEFVDKLLTLK; this comes from the coding sequence ATGAATTCGGTATCGAATGAATTGAACCAAAATTGGAAAAAGATAGATTGGGTGTTAACCGATGTGGACGACACCTTAACGTGGCAAGGTCAATTGCCGCCTGAAACCTTGATTGCTTTAAGCAAACTTCGTGATTCGGGAAAAAAAGTGGTTGCGGTAACAGGCGCTTGTGCCGGTTGGTGTGATCATATTGCTCAGCTGTGGCCAGTCGATGCGGTTCTCGGCGAGAACGGCGCGTTCATTATGGAAAAGAAAAACGGTTATCTGACATTGCGTTCTGATATCCCTTTGCCAGAAGTCAGTGCCAATCAGAGTAAGTTGAAAGAACAAGTATTAGCTATTTTGAGCGATTACCCAGAGCTCAGTTTAACGCTGGATCAGTCTTACCGTTTGTGTGAGGTCGCTATCGACATCGGCCAAAACCGTCCAAAAGTCGATGATGCGATTATTGAAGAGGTTGTCTCAAAGATTCACGCGTTGGGTGCTCACGCCACAGCAAGTTCTATTCACATTAATGCTTGGTATGGTGAGCACTCTAAGAAAGCGACATCGACCGCTTTTCTTAAAGAGAAGGGGCTATCTGACCAAGAGATAGTCGAGCGTAGTTGCTATGTCGGTGACTCGATGAATGACCAATATATGTTTGAAATTTTGCCCAACAGTGTCGGTGTGGCAAATATCCAACATTACTGGGAGCGGCTAGAGCATCACCCATCAGTGGTGATGAGCAAGCCCGGCGGGTACGGTTTCTCAGAGTTTGTCGACAAGCTACTTACTTTAAAATAG
- a CDS encoding TRAP transporter large permease, which translates to MESYLPILILFVLFLLNIPIAFSLIASAMVYFLFINDSIPVSLVMQRFISSAESFPLLAIPFFIMVGSVMNYAGISKSLLAFADSMIGHKTGGLAQVNVALSTLMGGISGSANADAAMQSKILAPEMTKRGYDLPFTAAVTAASSSISPVIPPGINLIIFALLANVSVHQMFIAGYVPAFLMALSLMVTIAFIARKRRYKPSRSEPASAKERFHYFLKAIPALLIPFGIILGMRFGLFTPTEAGAIAVLLCAIIGIFVYRQLGLKHIPLIMRETVQGTSSVMFIIIGAMVFGYYMTLEQIPHNVASALIELTDNKLVLLLLINVLLLVVGMFIEGGAAMIILTPLLLPAVLNLGVNPVHFGIIVIVNIMIGGVTPPFGSMMFTVCSILKVRMVDFVKEVAPLLLALLTVLMLLTFSESLVMFLPNLL; encoded by the coding sequence ATGGAAAGCTATCTTCCAATCCTTATTCTGTTCGTTCTGTTTCTATTGAACATCCCCATCGCATTTTCTCTGATCGCATCGGCGATGGTTTACTTTCTTTTTATCAATGACTCTATTCCTGTGAGCTTGGTAATGCAGCGTTTTATTAGCTCAGCTGAGTCCTTTCCGCTGTTAGCCATTCCGTTCTTTATCATGGTGGGTTCGGTGATGAACTATGCAGGGATAAGTAAAAGCTTACTTGCCTTTGCCGACTCAATGATTGGCCATAAAACCGGTGGTCTGGCTCAAGTAAATGTAGCTTTGAGCACTCTAATGGGCGGTATCTCTGGTTCTGCAAATGCGGATGCGGCGATGCAATCAAAGATTCTTGCTCCAGAAATGACCAAGCGTGGTTATGATTTGCCATTCACAGCCGCTGTAACCGCTGCGTCATCAAGTATCAGTCCAGTGATCCCACCGGGTATTAACTTAATCATCTTTGCGCTGTTAGCGAACGTTTCAGTTCATCAAATGTTTATTGCGGGTTACGTTCCGGCATTTTTGATGGCGTTGTCGCTCATGGTAACTATTGCCTTCATCGCGCGTAAACGTCGTTACAAACCTTCTCGTTCTGAGCCTGCGTCTGCCAAAGAACGTTTTCATTACTTCCTGAAAGCGATTCCGGCACTGCTGATCCCGTTCGGCATTATTCTGGGCATGCGTTTCGGTTTGTTTACGCCAACCGAAGCGGGGGCAATTGCTGTATTGCTTTGCGCGATTATTGGTATCTTTGTTTATCGTCAACTGGGTTTGAAACACATCCCGCTCATCATGCGCGAAACGGTGCAGGGCACCAGTAGCGTTATGTTCATCATTATCGGTGCAATGGTGTTTGGTTACTACATGACGTTAGAGCAGATCCCACACAATGTTGCTTCTGCTTTGATTGAGCTTACCGACAACAAGTTAGTCTTGCTGTTGTTGATTAACGTGTTGCTGTTAGTGGTTGGCATGTTCATCGAAGGCGGTGCTGCAATGATCATACTCACGCCATTGCTGCTTCCTGCCGTGCTCAACCTAGGCGTTAACCCGGTTCACTTCGGCATTATTGTGATTGTGAATATCATGATTGGTGGTGTGACTCCGCCATTTGGCTCGATGATGTTTACGGTTTGCTCGATTTTAAAAGTTCGTATGGTCGACTTCGTTAAAGAAGTGGCTCCGTTGTTGCTAGCACTACTCACGGTTCTGATGCTGCTGACTTTCTCTGAAAGCTTAGTGATGTTTTTACCGAATTTGCTTTAA
- a CDS encoding TRAP transporter small permease, with protein sequence MFLLKNIEEILASIAISITVLVVIVNVVLRYGFGFVVPWSEELSVICFIWAVYLGISSCYKHKLHMGVDVVVAMLPEKAKIPFRLCVSVFLLALNLLMAVLSYQYLMLSNKVTPVMGVSYFVINGVLLLCFSLMAIHTVRFIASDVASLKRSSK encoded by the coding sequence TTGTTTTTATTGAAAAATATTGAAGAAATCCTCGCTTCTATCGCTATTTCGATCACCGTTTTGGTTGTTATCGTTAACGTCGTCTTGCGTTATGGATTTGGCTTTGTTGTCCCGTGGAGTGAAGAGCTGTCGGTTATTTGCTTTATCTGGGCTGTTTATTTAGGGATTAGCTCCTGTTACAAACACAAGCTTCACATGGGTGTGGACGTGGTGGTCGCCATGTTGCCAGAAAAAGCAAAAATCCCATTTAGGTTATGTGTTTCCGTTTTCCTACTGGCTCTGAACCTCTTAATGGCGGTTCTGAGTTATCAATATCTCATGCTATCTAACAAGGTAACGCCAGTCATGGGCGTATCATATTTTGTTATCAATGGCGTGCTGTTGCTTTGTTTCTCATTGATGGCGATTCACACTGTTCGATTTATCGCGAGCGATGTCGCATCTCTAAAGCGCTCTTCTAAGTAG
- a CDS encoding C4-dicarboxylate TRAP transporter substrate-binding protein → MKKLLGTVIMAATLLVGCGEADKAGSEAKDEPININMSLVFTQNELLTQELIKATDKIRERTDGSVNIKVFPGGQLPVYKDNLEQVVNGANWIAVEDLTYLGDYVPDFAALAGPMLYNTYDEYLAMMDTDFVAGLKAKAEEKGIKVLNADYMFGFRHMITNKEIVNSEDMKGMRIRVPQSQLFISTLSAMGAAPASLPFPETYAGVQQGVVDGLEGSILTMYSTKIYEVAKNMSLTKHFLGTVGIYISPTLWDKFTPEQQQIINEELEAGAESNTAELVKLDVEYTQKLEELGVTFNEVNSEEFNQLTADVYNQFPTWSEGIHATIMKELETIRAAQ, encoded by the coding sequence ATGAAAAAGCTATTAGGTACAGTAATTATGGCGGCAACGCTGCTTGTTGGTTGTGGTGAAGCTGACAAGGCTGGTTCTGAAGCTAAAGATGAGCCGATAAATATCAACATGAGCCTTGTGTTCACTCAAAATGAATTGTTAACACAAGAACTTATTAAAGCGACCGACAAAATTAGAGAAAGAACCGATGGTTCGGTAAACATTAAAGTTTTCCCAGGCGGTCAATTACCTGTTTACAAAGATAACTTGGAACAAGTGGTTAACGGCGCGAACTGGATTGCTGTAGAAGATTTGACTTACCTAGGTGATTACGTACCTGATTTTGCAGCACTGGCAGGTCCAATGTTGTACAACACTTACGATGAATACTTAGCGATGATGGACACTGATTTTGTCGCTGGCCTAAAAGCTAAAGCCGAAGAAAAAGGCATCAAGGTATTGAATGCTGACTACATGTTTGGTTTCCGTCACATGATCACCAATAAAGAGATTGTGAACTCTGAAGACATGAAAGGCATGCGTATCCGTGTTCCACAAAGTCAGCTGTTTATTAGCACGCTTTCAGCAATGGGCGCAGCTCCAGCTTCTCTTCCATTCCCTGAAACCTATGCAGGCGTTCAACAAGGTGTTGTTGACGGTCTTGAAGGTTCTATCCTGACGATGTACTCAACCAAAATTTACGAAGTAGCAAAGAACATGTCTTTGACTAAGCACTTCCTAGGTACTGTTGGCATCTACATTTCACCAACGCTTTGGGACAAGTTTACGCCAGAGCAACAACAGATTATCAATGAAGAGTTAGAAGCGGGTGCTGAATCTAACACTGCTGAGCTAGTTAAACTGGATGTTGAATACACTCAGAAACTTGAAGAGCTAGGCGTTACCTTCAACGAAGTGAATTCTGAAGAGTTCAACCAGCTGACGGCAGATGTGTACAATCAGTTCCCAACATGGAGCGAAGGCATACACGCGACGATCATGAAAGAGTTGGAAACGATTCGAGCGGCACAGTAG